Proteins co-encoded in one Bacteroidota bacterium genomic window:
- a CDS encoding response regulator transcription factor: MKLLIADDHVIIRRGLKFLLDTHFSNIEIFETETCKGILEMVKTNEISHLILDMQLQDGNVMEILSNLRSHLPDVFILIYTMSPEEIFAKPVLRLGANGFLKKQSPESEVLIALELFLDGKNYVSPELQMLRNADLKMKSVDSNPFKQLSDRELEVLNYLLKGLSIKEIGLQLNVKSNTVTTFKARLFDKLGVSNIIDLQNMANLYNFEIAG, encoded by the coding sequence ATGAAACTATTAATTGCGGATGACCATGTGATTATTCGAAGAGGATTAAAGTTTTTATTAGACACTCATTTCAGCAACATTGAAATATTTGAAACTGAGACATGCAAGGGGATTTTGGAAATGGTAAAAACGAATGAAATTAGCCATCTCATACTCGATATGCAATTACAGGATGGAAACGTGATGGAAATTCTTAGCAATCTTAGAAGCCATCTACCGGATGTTTTTATTTTGATTTACACCATGAGTCCTGAGGAAATTTTTGCTAAACCTGTTTTACGTCTCGGAGCAAATGGCTTTTTAAAAAAGCAAAGTCCCGAATCAGAAGTATTGATTGCCCTAGAGCTTTTTTTAGACGGAAAAAACTATGTGAGTCCTGAATTACAAATGCTAAGAAATGCAGATTTAAAAATGAAATCTGTAGATAGCAATCCCTTTAAACAACTTAGCGACCGCGAATTGGAAGTGCTGAATTATTTATTAAAAGGACTAAGTATTAAAGAAATTGGGTTACAACTCAATGTAAAGTCTAATACTGTAACTACATTTAAGGCTCGTCTATTTGATAAGTTAGGTGTTTCAAACATCATAGATTTACAAAATATGGCGAATTTGTACAATTTTGAAATTGCAGGATGA
- a CDS encoding T9SS type A sorting domain-containing protein, with protein sequence MSKNFTTIQRIKQLKNVLAVLFLILILWAGKLQAQVTVSPGVGGPYATVNAAFAAINAGTHTGAVTIAISANTTEPAAPTVLAANGVGAANYSSITIYPTSASVVVAGASTATNGVLVFNGADNITINGNLNNGSGTTRNLTIQNTPAAVTTAHSVLWFQGTATAPALGCTNIVVKNTNIQGNGNLAGTTGTTTYSTGIVFVGTTAASSTTLGANHDNITISNNLIKRVTNGIHMGNAIATPITNLIIQDNEIGSAVAAEAVYYRGMWLSNISGAIVRRNHVFNIIPTLSTQTLDRMGIEIAGTGSANNLIERNHIHGLATYSTSGYGGYGININGGNNHTIVNNLVYDIQGYGWTTQANCPEGIRLSAGTGHKVYYNSVHLYGQLTGTTTRYSAAFVVAATTVTGIDVRNNIFSNQMTAPNSTTTENMVMWFAASYNFATAGNTINNNGIFLTPASANHIVGKVGTTVGSGNSTSLGAWQTASSGDANSVPSTSQLAPFTSNTNLTIPVSTSTLLESGGIAIASLGLPNSDYTATSRPAGTGIAPDIGAYEFEGIGAGGCTTPPTPGTATATPNSGICPGATIVLDLTGASGGIGQTYQWQSSATSGSGFTNIGGSQGGSLLNTTATTTLYYRCLVTCSGNTQTSTEVLVTLNPALPAGTYTINSALPTGGTNYQTFNDAVAALSCGIAGPIVFHVDASSGPYVEQVQIGSIFGTSAVNTITFNGNGRELTFAATLSTAPGTFVLNGADYIVVNNLTISSTGTTYGLACHLWNGANNNSFTNCTFTVPADLTPTTLVPFSISGSATSGTATGTGGDNNTVTGCTMNSGYYNTTLVSGSNNQVINCTILNFYFYGVYVSSQIGSLVSGNTIQRPTRTNGSTFYGVYVIGTSNNNLVEKNRISRPFEMNPTSTSTAYGIYCSIDASPGSENKFYNNLISDMSGDGLTAGLYLTGADYVKAYHNTISLDNAASTAGTTYGIYSTGTLGGIDIKNNMITVRRGGSGTKYCLYFTGGLQTSNYNNLFINSPAGTNYVGYNGTTNFNTLLDWQGANGGIWDQQSADADPNFTNPGLGNYQPNSISVDDIGTPVGVSTDILNNSRSLVNPDIGAYEFTIPATIDLGAFELVTPAATGCYSDVETIVVKIKNYGSAVNFTTHPTTVTCNVTGAGTATLTGTPTGILGVNQTMNVTLTGTFDMSVNGVYNFDAFTTCASDLLPLNNSMTTETITRAAVVAGTLASSQTDLCLSGAPVITLTGSANGSIQWQSSTTSATGPWTNVGAGLSTYSPGTISTTTYFQAITSCLLASATSNVVTVTVNNPSLTGTNSPQNLCGTGSVNFTGTASPGSTLNWYAAASGGTPLFTGSPFTTPVISTTTNYWVAASAGGGGSTNVGALSPSIGTTSTSTLTNHFMIFDVVTSSLTINTVTIYPTAAIGSNYDIVIQNSGSTQIFSTGTFTNTVTGGSTPQVVTLNATLPAGTGYRMGVITNAGMTRNTTGASYPYSAPGYLNITGNTFDVNYWYYFYDWSIVTGCESSRTMVTANVTAAPTISPSTTLSLVCSGGSTTLNVSSSNPDYTYTWMPGSLTGTSVNVNPASTQIYTVTAVDNSAGPFTGCTQVGNVTITAQPAAATIVSTPEGFCLVGGSATLTLNPSSGYPVNSIQWQDSPNNSVFNPIVGAVNPSYVTPVITSTTYYKAQIKDGNNAVCLEPTYSLLINDPQVLTTTPGSTTGTGTVNLSATSTPGSSLKWYAAPTGGTALFTGPTFTTPPIGATTNYYVSASAGTGSTYTGKPTLDLAATTGGGLASYTNFDAYSNFILETVDVYPFGATDGAAGTVTVELRNSAGTSLMTQVVNVIAHSSTALSVPQTITLNFPITPGTGYRLGVAAWTGGVTNMYRNDNGVYPYTVPGVMSITGASIASPPYVYFYYNWKISTPCESGRTAVQAEYIAPALDASIALNAPAPPSAVAGMNTVSVNISNLSVSTTITDLSLSYTDGIVSNTESFSGLNILAGTSQIVTFLVPYNVVNTFNFSASILTVNGVPDASSANNTTTPVSICVGLAGNYTINSTLPTSGTNFNNLVDVGIALSCGISGPVVFDMQSSFTEQVTITPINGASAVNTITFNGNGNSLSYAATVSTAPHTLALNGADYLRFNDLTFNGTGGTYALVCHLWNGADNNMFTNCTFNAPANGTSTTQVPFSISGSATSATAVGVSGNNNIITGCTMFSGYYNTTLVGASATPNTGNQVINCNILDQYFYGIYCSNQNGAIIRGNNLSRPTRTTLSTFYGVYVIGTSSNMLVEKNTIRNTYATAPSTTGTTYNIYCTIDATAGNENKFINNLIADINFAGTIYGMYMSGSDYWKAYHNTISLNQTSSTSTSTAYGIYCTGTVNYDVRNNLVYITRGGASTKYCVYYSNPGVATSNNNNLYINAAAGTNYVGYNGVGYTTLSAWQAANPSLDNLSASVDPLFINPAGGNYTPNAPALNGIGASLGIVDDLVGTPRTANPDPGAIEFGIAVAPPSCASVTVNNVNCISATSLSWPYPSGFPSGTLVYVGTDGGGVTTPISLVAGQDIGIANSITLPALQAGTLYYYYIEPYNALGSATGCTIGSFTSGSSVTQTPTQSPSSYTETMDNNVTPPALPCGMTSSNENFPADAFTWYTASGAANAHAGTRYLRIDKNTNNTTPKDDWIYSAPMNLTGGKLYRIYFWHRVGTAGSENFEVFLSNSSDAATMLTTSAVFTGASNLLTYKLDSTADIIPPFSGIYYYGIHANGAANGRSLYMDDIQVKQVPVAAMDPASCITVPSLYDQLLVQPVYQAQDYKFKIENLANSFSYEYTHNTNSDFRLKWAPGVTYDLSYDVSVSYKKNNVWSPYGPSCVVTMGPFPTTQLRGASCGATLTDLYTPLYIDSVGGANDYEYRIVQNTLAYDHTWMRGAPVLDYRLYWAYQTSPLLVERVQFGFTYDVQVRALVGRTGPAQGNLPGTMGTFGPTCTVTLNGQPQTQLVAAPGPQQSCGKTLTNITDQIFCIPVVGASNYRYTAVNAALGYNATADRNSTLNDFRLNWLPTVSGVGLRYATTYDITVQNNVGGVWSTAGTMCQVTTPAQPLTQLQPAYCLYTLPTFSTPIYCNAVPAATNYRYRITDVATSGATYTKIIDRNAPSTDFRFTWTLVCCGGLNVLPNTPYNVEVASYAGGVWSAYGTVCTVTTSATVPRYNPFLAEEGKVETAAADLGLSVYPNPSAVNETYYIELNGIQQANEKVVINIYNVLGAKVYSTQVITKEESRVVLQPEQTLAAGVYTVEAQINGTVSRVKFVVK encoded by the coding sequence ATGAGTAAAAACTTCACTACAATTCAACGAATTAAACAGCTTAAAAATGTTTTGGCTGTTTTGTTTTTAATTTTGATACTATGGGCCGGTAAATTGCAGGCACAAGTAACTGTGAGTCCTGGCGTTGGTGGCCCTTACGCAACGGTAAATGCAGCCTTTGCTGCAATTAACGCAGGTACGCATACAGGAGCTGTTACCATTGCTATCTCAGCAAACACAACTGAGCCCGCTGCACCTACAGTTTTGGCTGCCAATGGTGTAGGTGCTGCAAACTATAGTAGTATTACTATTTATCCCACCTCAGCAAGTGTTGTGGTAGCAGGTGCAAGTACTGCTACTAATGGTGTTTTAGTTTTTAATGGTGCCGATAATATAACCATTAATGGTAATTTGAATAATGGGTCTGGTACTACTAGAAATCTAACTATCCAAAATACACCAGCAGCAGTAACAACAGCCCACAGTGTGTTATGGTTTCAAGGAACTGCTACGGCGCCTGCATTAGGATGTACCAATATAGTTGTAAAAAACACTAACATTCAAGGTAACGGAAACTTGGCAGGAACAACTGGAACTACAACTTATTCTACAGGTATCGTTTTTGTTGGTACTACAGCAGCGTCCTCAACCACTCTTGGAGCAAATCACGATAACATTACAATTAGTAATAATTTAATAAAGAGAGTTACTAATGGAATTCATATGGGAAATGCAATAGCTACTCCTATTACCAATTTAATAATTCAAGATAATGAAATTGGTTCTGCAGTAGCTGCTGAGGCTGTTTACTATCGCGGTATGTGGTTAAGTAATATTTCTGGTGCTATTGTTCGCAGAAATCATGTTTTTAATATAATCCCAACACTTTCTACCCAAACATTAGATAGAATGGGTATCGAAATAGCAGGAACAGGTAGTGCAAATAATTTGATTGAAAGAAACCATATTCATGGATTAGCTACTTATAGTACAAGCGGTTATGGTGGTTATGGAATAAATATCAATGGTGGAAATAATCACACAATAGTAAACAACTTGGTTTATGATATCCAAGGATATGGATGGACTACACAAGCTAATTGCCCGGAAGGTATAAGATTATCAGCAGGCACTGGACATAAAGTTTATTACAACTCTGTTCACCTATATGGACAATTAACTGGAACAACAACTCGATATTCGGCTGCATTTGTTGTAGCTGCCACAACAGTTACAGGTATTGATGTAAGAAATAATATTTTCAGCAATCAAATGACTGCACCCAACTCAACAACAACTGAGAATATGGTGATGTGGTTCGCTGCTTCTTATAATTTTGCTACAGCTGGAAATACAATTAATAATAATGGAATATTTTTGACACCTGCGTCTGCAAATCATATTGTTGGGAAAGTAGGTACTACAGTAGGTAGCGGAAATTCTACTTCATTAGGGGCATGGCAAACTGCATCATCAGGAGATGCCAATTCAGTTCCTTCAACATCACAACTCGCTCCATTTACCTCTAACACGAATCTTACAATACCAGTGTCTACAAGTACTCTACTTGAGTCAGGTGGTATTGCTATAGCTTCTTTAGGATTGCCTAATTCGGATTATACAGCAACAAGTCGTCCTGCAGGAACAGGAATAGCGCCAGATATTGGAGCTTATGAATTTGAAGGAATTGGTGCCGGTGGTTGTACTACACCTCCAACTCCAGGAACCGCTACTGCAACACCAAATTCAGGTATTTGCCCGGGGGCTACAATAGTACTTGATTTAACTGGAGCGAGTGGTGGAATTGGCCAAACTTACCAATGGCAAAGTTCAGCTACATCTGGAAGTGGTTTTACCAACATTGGTGGTTCACAAGGAGGTAGTTTATTAAATACTACTGCAACAACAACTTTGTATTACCGTTGCTTAGTAACCTGTAGCGGCAATACACAAACATCTACTGAGGTCTTAGTTACTTTAAACCCTGCACTTCCTGCAGGAACATATACAATTAATTCAGCTTTACCAACTGGTGGTACAAATTACCAAACCTTTAATGATGCAGTTGCTGCCTTGAGTTGCGGAATTGCCGGACCAATTGTTTTTCATGTAGATGCCTCAAGCGGACCTTATGTTGAACAAGTTCAAATTGGGTCCATATTTGGAACTTCGGCCGTTAATACCATAACTTTTAATGGAAATGGACGTGAGTTGACGTTTGCTGCCACTTTGAGTACTGCTCCTGGAACATTTGTTTTAAATGGTGCCGACTACATTGTAGTTAATAATTTAACAATCAGTAGTACAGGAACAACTTATGGTTTAGCATGTCATTTATGGAATGGCGCTAATAACAATAGCTTTACAAATTGTACGTTTACTGTTCCAGCTGATTTAACTCCAACAACCTTGGTTCCGTTCTCAATAAGTGGCTCAGCTACATCAGGTACTGCAACAGGTACAGGAGGAGATAACAATACGGTTACCGGATGTACCATGAATAGTGGTTATTACAATACTACTTTAGTAAGCGGAAGTAATAACCAAGTTATCAATTGTACGATATTAAATTTTTATTTCTACGGAGTTTATGTTAGTTCACAAATAGGATCGCTAGTTAGTGGCAACACTATTCAACGTCCAACACGCACAAATGGAAGTACATTCTATGGTGTATATGTTATTGGAACTTCAAATAACAATTTGGTTGAAAAGAATAGAATAAGCCGACCTTTTGAAATGAATCCAACTAGCACATCAACAGCTTATGGAATTTATTGCAGTATTGATGCCAGTCCGGGAAGTGAGAATAAATTTTATAACAACCTCATTTCAGATATGAGCGGTGATGGTCTTACTGCAGGACTTTATTTAACAGGTGCCGATTATGTGAAAGCATATCACAATACAATTTCTCTTGATAATGCTGCATCTACTGCAGGAACTACCTATGGTATTTACAGCACTGGAACTCTTGGAGGAATAGACATTAAGAACAACATGATTACTGTAAGACGCGGTGGAAGCGGAACAAAATATTGTTTGTACTTTACAGGCGGTTTACAAACTTCGAATTACAACAACTTGTTCATAAACTCTCCTGCTGGAACAAATTATGTAGGATATAATGGTACAACAAATTTTAATACCTTACTTGATTGGCAAGGTGCCAATGGTGGAATTTGGGATCAACAAAGTGCTGACGCAGATCCAAACTTTACTAATCCTGGCTTAGGAAACTATCAACCAAATTCAATTTCTGTGGATGATATTGGTACTCCTGTTGGTGTAAGTACAGATATACTAAATAATTCGAGATCATTGGTTAACCCAGATATTGGAGCCTATGAGTTTACTATTCCTGCAACAATCGATTTGGGGGCTTTTGAACTTGTTACTCCTGCTGCAACAGGGTGTTATTCAGATGTTGAAACCATTGTAGTTAAAATTAAAAATTACGGAAGTGCGGTTAATTTTACTACTCACCCAACTACAGTAACATGTAATGTAACTGGTGCGGGAACAGCTACATTAACCGGAACGCCAACAGGAATTTTGGGTGTTAATCAAACCATGAATGTAACACTTACTGGCACATTTGATATGAGCGTAAATGGTGTTTACAACTTTGATGCATTTACAACTTGTGCTAGTGATTTATTGCCACTAAACAATTCAATGACTACTGAAACTATAACAAGAGCTGCTGTTGTAGCAGGGACCTTGGCCTCTAGTCAAACCGACCTTTGCCTTTCAGGAGCTCCTGTAATTACACTTACTGGAAGTGCAAATGGAAGTATTCAATGGCAATCTTCAACAACTAGTGCTACAGGTCCTTGGACAAATGTAGGTGCCGGTTTAAGTACATATTCGCCGGGAACTATTTCAACTACAACTTATTTTCAGGCAATTACATCTTGTTTATTAGCCTCTGCTACAAGCAATGTAGTTACGGTAACAGTGAATAATCCAAGTTTAACTGGAACAAATAGCCCACAAAATTTGTGTGGTACCGGTTCAGTTAATTTTACTGGAACAGCATCACCAGGATCAACTTTAAATTGGTATGCAGCTGCTTCAGGAGGTACACCATTATTTACCGGTTCTCCATTTACCACACCAGTAATTTCTACAACTACAAATTATTGGGTGGCTGCAAGCGCAGGTGGTGGAGGATCAACTAACGTAGGTGCGCTTTCTCCTTCTATTGGAACAACTTCAACTTCTACTTTAACCAATCACTTTATGATTTTTGATGTAGTAACTTCAAGTTTAACCATTAATACAGTTACTATTTATCCTACAGCTGCTATTGGTAGCAATTACGACATTGTAATTCAAAACTCTGGATCAACTCAAATATTTTCAACCGGAACATTTACGAATACAGTAACTGGTGGTAGCACACCACAAGTAGTTACGCTCAATGCAACCTTACCTGCAGGTACCGGATATAGAATGGGCGTTATTACAAATGCCGGAATGACTAGAAACACAACAGGGGCATCTTATCCATATAGTGCGCCTGGTTATTTGAATATTACCGGAAATACATTTGATGTAAATTATTGGTATTATTTTTACGATTGGAGCATCGTAACAGGTTGTGAATCTTCTAGAACAATGGTTACTGCAAATGTTACTGCAGCTCCTACAATATCACCTAGCACCACATTGTCATTGGTTTGTAGTGGTGGATCTACGACTTTGAACGTAAGTAGTTCAAACCCGGATTATACCTATACTTGGATGCCTGGTAGTTTAACTGGAACCTCCGTGAACGTGAACCCTGCATCAACTCAAATTTATACTGTTACAGCAGTTGATAATTCTGCTGGACCATTCACAGGCTGCACACAAGTTGGCAATGTTACAATTACTGCCCAGCCGGCAGCTGCAACTATAGTTTCAACTCCGGAAGGATTCTGTTTGGTTGGGGGGTCTGCAACATTAACTTTAAATCCTTCATCCGGTTATCCTGTTAACTCTATACAATGGCAAGATTCACCAAACAATAGTGTTTTTAATCCTATTGTAGGTGCTGTAAATCCAAGCTATGTGACACCTGTAATTACATCAACTACCTATTACAAGGCCCAAATTAAGGACGGTAACAATGCCGTTTGTCTTGAACCAACTTACTCTTTATTAATAAACGATCCACAGGTATTGACAACAACCCCTGGCTCTACTACAGGAACCGGAACGGTTAACCTTTCTGCTACAAGTACACCTGGATCAAGTTTAAAATGGTATGCGGCTCCCACAGGTGGTACAGCTTTGTTTACTGGACCTACCTTTACAACACCTCCAATTGGAGCAACCACTAATTATTATGTTTCGGCAAGTGCGGGCACAGGCTCAACTTATACCGGTAAGCCAACTCTAGATTTAGCTGCAACAACCGGAGGAGGATTAGCTAGTTATACAAATTTTGATGCGTATTCTAATTTCATTTTGGAAACAGTTGATGTATATCCGTTCGGTGCCACTGATGGCGCTGCAGGTACAGTTACGGTTGAATTGAGAAACTCAGCAGGTACTTCACTAATGACTCAAGTGGTAAATGTTATTGCACATAGTTCTACTGCATTGAGTGTTCCACAAACGATTACACTTAATTTCCCAATAACCCCAGGTACTGGATATAGGCTAGGAGTAGCTGCTTGGACAGGCGGTGTTACCAACATGTATAGAAATGACAATGGAGTTTATCCTTATACTGTGCCTGGTGTAATGAGTATTACAGGCGCATCAATTGCATCACCACCTTATGTTTATTTTTATTACAATTGGAAAATTTCAACTCCATGTGAAAGTGGAAGAACTGCAGTTCAAGCTGAATATATCGCACCTGCTTTGGATGCAAGCATAGCATTAAATGCACCTGCGCCACCAAGTGCAGTTGCAGGTATGAATACTGTATCGGTGAATATTTCTAACTTAAGTGTTTCTACTACGATTACCGATTTGAGTTTATCTTATACTGATGGAATAGTTTCCAATACCGAATCTTTTTCAGGTTTAAATATTCTAGCTGGTACAAGTCAAATAGTTACCTTTTTGGTGCCTTACAACGTTGTAAATACATTTAATTTTAGTGCCTCAATTCTTACAGTGAATGGTGTCCCGGATGCTAGTTCAGCTAATAATACAACGACCCCTGTAAGTATTTGTGTTGGTTTAGCTGGAAACTATACAATAAATTCAACCTTGCCAACTTCAGGGACCAATTTCAATAATTTAGTTGATGTAGGAATTGCACTTTCTTGCGGTATTTCAGGTCCGGTTGTATTTGACATGCAATCATCCTTTACCGAACAAGTTACAATAACACCAATTAACGGAGCATCTGCAGTTAATACAATTACGTTTAATGGAAATGGAAATTCATTAAGTTATGCAGCAACAGTTAGTACTGCACCACATACTCTTGCATTAAACGGGGCCGATTATTTACGTTTCAATGATTTAACATTTAATGGTACAGGCGGTACCTATGCTCTTGTTTGTCACTTATGGAATGGTGCTGATAACAATATGTTTACAAATTGTACCTTTAATGCTCCAGCCAATGGAACTTCAACTACTCAAGTTCCTTTCTCTATAAGTGGTTCAGCAACCTCCGCAACTGCTGTTGGTGTAAGTGGTAATAACAATATTATTACAGGTTGCACAATGTTTAGTGGATACTACAATACTACCCTTGTAGGCGCTAGCGCGACACCAAACACAGGAAATCAAGTTATCAACTGTAATATACTGGATCAATATTTTTACGGTATATATTGTTCAAATCAAAATGGAGCAATTATTCGTGGTAATAATTTATCAAGACCAACACGAACAACTTTAAGTACTTTTTATGGAGTTTATGTAATTGGTACAAGTTCAAATATGTTGGTAGAGAAAAATACTATCCGCAATACGTATGCTACAGCTCCGTCTACTACTGGAACAACTTACAATATTTACTGTACAATAGATGCAACTGCAGGAAACGAAAATAAGTTTATTAATAATTTAATAGCTGACATTAATTTTGCTGGAACTATTTATGGAATGTACATGTCAGGATCTGATTATTGGAAGGCTTACCATAATACAATTTCATTAAACCAAACTTCATCTACTTCCACTTCTACGGCTTACGGAATTTATTGCACAGGAACCGTAAATTATGATGTAAGAAACAACTTGGTTTACATAACCAGAGGAGGTGCAAGTACTAAATATTGTGTTTATTACAGCAATCCAGGAGTTGCAACTAGTAACAATAATAACCTATACATTAACGCTGCTGCCGGAACTAACTATGTAGGTTATAATGGTGTCGGTTACACCACACTTTCGGCATGGCAAGCAGCTAACCCTTCGCTAGATAACTTATCAGCTTCTGTTGACCCACTTTTCATTAATCCTGCCGGAGGAAATTATACCCCAAATGCACCGGCACTCAATGGTATTGGTGCTAGTCTTGGTATTGTTGATGATTTAGTAGGTACACCCAGAACAGCGAATCCTGATCCCGGTGCTATCGAATTTGGAATCGCAGTAGCACCTCCTTCTTGCGCATCAGTTACAGTAAACAACGTAAATTGTATATCAGCAACTTCATTAAGCTGGCCATATCCATCCGGCTTCCCTTCAGGTACCCTTGTTTATGTTGGGACTGACGGAGGAGGAGTTACAACTCCGATTAGTCTTGTAGCTGGTCAAGATATTGGAATTGCTAACAGTATTACACTTCCTGCTTTACAAGCTGGAACTTTGTACTATTATTATATTGAACCATACAATGCACTTGGTTCTGCAACGGGTTGTACTATTGGTTCATTTACATCAGGATCAAGTGTTACTCAAACTCCAACTCAATCACCTAGCTCTTATACCGAAACTATGGACAATAACGTAACGCCACCTGCATTACCTTGTGGAATGACCTCTTCGAACGAAAACTTCCCGGCAGATGCATTTACCTGGTATACTGCAAGTGGAGCTGCAAATGCTCACGCAGGTACTCGTTATTTACGCATCGACAAGAATACCAACAATACCACTCCTAAAGATGATTGGATTTATAGCGCTCCAATGAATTTAACCGGTGGTAAATTGTACCGTATTTATTTCTGGCACCGTGTAGGAACTGCTGGTTCTGAAAACTTTGAAGTTTTCTTGAGCAACAGCAGCGATGCGGCTACCATGTTAACTACCTCAGCAGTATTCACAGGAGCAAGTAATTTGTTAACCTATAAATTAGATTCAACTGCTGATATTATTCCTCCGTTTAGCGGCATATATTATTATGGTATTCATGCCAATGGAGCAGCAAATGGCCGTAGTTTATACATGGACGATATTCAAGTAAAACAAGTTCCTGTTGCAGCTATGGATCCTGCTTCTTGTATCACCGTTCCAAGCTTGTACGATCAGTTGTTGGTACAACCTGTTTACCAGGCTCAAGATTACAAATTCAAAATTGAGAACCTTGCAAACAGCTTTAGCTATGAGTATACTCATAACACCAATTCTGATTTCCGCTTGAAATGGGCACCGGGAGTAACCTATGATCTATCGTATGACGTTTCGGTATCCTACAAAAAGAACAATGTATGGAGCCCTTATGGACCATCTTGCGTTGTAACCATGGGCCCTTTCCCAACCACTCAATTGCGCGGTGCATCTTGTGGAGCAACCCTCACCGATTTGTATACTCCATTGTATATTGACTCAGTAGGTGGTGCGAACGATTACGAATACAGAATTGTACAAAACACATTAGCATACGACCATACTTGGATGCGTGGTGCACCTGTATTAGACTACCGTTTGTATTGGGCATATCAAACATCACCACTATTGGTTGAGCGTGTACAATTTGGATTTACCTACGATGTACAAGTACGTGCTTTAGTAGGACGTACCGGACCTGCACAAGGAAACTTACCTGGAACAATGGGAACCTTTGGTCCAACTTGTACAGTTACTTTGAATGGTCAGCCACAAACCCAATTAGTAGCAGCTCCAGGTCCACAGCAATCATGCGGTAAAACTTTGACCAACATTACCGATCAGATATTCTGTATCCCGGTAGTAGGAGCAAGCAATTATCGCTATACTGCTGTAAATGCAGCCTTGGGTTACAATGCAACCGCCGATCGTAATTCAACCTTAAATGATTTCCGATTAAACTGGTTACCAACTGTTAGCGGAGTAGGATTACGTTATGCAACTACTTACGACATCACCGTTCAAAACAATGTGGGTGGAGTATGGAGCACAGCAGGAACAATGTGTCAGGTAACAACTCCGGCACAACCGCTTACTCAATTGCAACCGGCTTATTGCTTGTATACTTTACCAACGTTTAGTACTCCAATTTACTGCAACGCAGTACCTGCAGCTACTAACTACCGTTACCGCATCACCGATGTTGCAACTAGCGGAGCTACCTACACTAAGATTATTGACCGTAATGCACCATCAACCGATTTCCGATTTACCTGGACTTTAGTATGCTGCGGCGGATTAAATGTGTTACCAAACACACCATATAATGTAGAGGTAGC